The sequence below is a genomic window from Nicotiana tomentosiformis chromosome 6, ASM39032v3, whole genome shotgun sequence.
attcacaatatattcatatatatcaattaatattaattaaacaaagaatacaatgtacacaagtaattcatgctttgagtcctaaactacctggactttagcattaatagtagctacgcacggactctcgtcacctcgtgcgtacgtagcccccgcaattagcaataattattcaatttaatccctatgggataatttccccctcacaagattagacaagagacttacctcgtctcaaagtccactttccgattaccacgtcgcgttgaattcttgattcgacgccgaaagatccgaaactatccaaacattatacacaataattaatatatgttaaatgattcgaaatttatctattaaataaattaccttatccaaatggtaaaattcctaaaattcaccctagGCCCACGTTCTCGGATTCtagaaatttttggatgaaaacgttatccataatctcaagaacttaaatatataatttctacccaattccataactattttcgtggttaaaatctcatttttataaaaatatagggttttcacctaaacccttgatttctaagatttactagttataatctacctataatctatgtatttaactcaaggggtgtggaattaacttaccttcaaattgctagttgaaatccccctttcaaaagctctgaaatcgcccggaaatggaggaaaaatgggctccAAATGTATGATCCCCGATTTTAACACATTCTGCCAAGCaggggtttcgcacctgcggaaaagcctcgcaggtgcgagcttaggTTGACTGCCCAGCTCCACATTTGCGCTCTtgatctcgcacctgcgcgttcacaGGCGCGCCCGAGATTCCGCACTTGCGATGGCAGGCCTCCCCTTCCCTCTTCGCTTATGCGaataaatctcgcatctgcgagtgtcGCTCCTGCGAGCTTCTGCCGCACTTGCGAATGTCGCACCTACGggtggccaagcgcaggtgcgattctgacagtagctgggagcttcagttctggctcccaatttccaacttggtccgagccttatccgattgacactcggggtccccgggaccccgttcgaacataccaacaagtttgaaatcataaaacggactcgctcgaactctcgaaacgtgtaaaacaatatcaaatctaagaatcataccctaaaccaaattgattcaaacttaagaatttcaagttcttcaatttaattccaatgcgccgaaatatacctaaactactcggaatgacacaaaaatttgcgtgcaagtcttaaatcactatacggaactattcccaaactcagaattccaaacggacttaaattactcaaaatcctactccaaaccaaatttaaagaattttaaaccttcaaatagttgatttttactattaagcgtcaaaacgctcccgggttatccaaaacccgattcggacatatgaccaagtccaaaatcatcatacgaacctattggaaccgtcaaatcccgattttgtggtcgttttctcaaaatgttgatcgaagtcaaacttgtccatttaaagctaacttaaggaaccaagtgttccgatttcaaccacacactttcaaatcccgaaccaaccatctccgcgAGTCACAAATTAATAAAAGAATgtttggggagttttattttagggaacgggtttctaaaagttaaaatgaccggttgggtcattacattctccacctcttaaacaaaggttcgtcctcgaacgggtttagaataatacctggagtgctaaataagtagATATTTGCTCCACATGtcctcctcagcctcccaagtcgcttcctcaactggttggcccctccactggacctttactgcaaaaaatttcttggacctcaactggcaaacttgtttATAAACAATggaaaatggctcttcttcataacccaaactcttatctagctgaactatgCTGAAGTTTAACAcctgtgataggtcagcatgatacttccggagcatagatacatggaaaacaggatgaaCTCcggatagactgggaggcaatgcaagctcataagtgACCTCTCCAACTCgcttcaacacctcaaatgggcctataaaccttgggctcaacttgcctttattcctgaatctcataattcccttcatcggcgaaaccttcaaaagaactttttcacctaccataaatgataaaccacgcgctttctgatccgtgtaactcttatgtttggactgtgttgtacgaagtcgctcctaaatcaactttaccttttccaaggcatccttaatcaaatcagtaccatataacttagcctcaacGGGCTtaaaccatctgataggtgaacggcattgacagccatataaagcctcaaatagagccatctcgatactggattggtaactgttattataagcaaactcggccaaaggtagGAAATGATCCCACTAagctccaaagtcaatcacacatgccctgagcatatcctcaaaaatctaaattgtccgctctgactgcccgtcggtctgcggatgaaaggttgtgctgagatCTACATGGGTCCCCAAATCACTCTGTaccgctctccagaaatgtgaagtaaactgagggcctctatctgatatgatagaaattggcacgccatgcaaccgaactatctcctgaatataaatctgagccaatctctctgaagtatacgtagttacaacaagaataaaatgtgccaacttggtcagcctgtcaacaatcacccaaactgcatcaaacttcctcaaggtccgcggcaacccaactacaaagtccatagtaattcgttcccattttcactctggtatggtcatttgctgaagtaggccacctggcctctgatgctcatatttaacttgctggcaatttagacacctaactacatactcaactatgtcttttttcattcgtcgccaccaataatgctgcctcaagtcacgatacatcttcgtagcacctggatgaatagaatactaagaactgtgtgcctcctccaggatctttttcctcagttcatccacattaggaacacacagatgatactggagtcgcagaacactatccgcaccaatagtaacttccttggaaccACCTCGTAATactgtttctcgaagaaccattaagtgtgggtcatcatactggcgagccttgatctgctcaaatagtgaagactgagctacgacacatgcaagaactcgactgggctctaaaatatctagctgcacaagtctgttggccaagaattggatatccaaagctaatggcctctcttcttctgaaatgaaagccaaactacccatactctccgcctttctactcaaggcatctgcaactacatttgctttacctggatgatatatgatagtaatatcataatctttaagtaaTTTCAGCTATCTACGTTGCcttaaatttaggtccctctgcttgaacaaatattgcaaactgcgatgatcagtataaacttcacaggacaccccatatagataatgcctcaaaatcttaagagcgtgaacaatcacaactaacttcaaatcatgtaccggataattctgctcgtggggtttcaactgacgtgaagcatatgcaataactctcccttcctgcattaatacacaacccaaaccaacgcgtgaagcatcgcaatacactgtatacattcccgaaccagaaggtaacactaacactggtgttgtagtcaatgatgtcttgagcttctgaaatcttgactcacaatcatcggaccatcggaaccgaacacccttctgggttaatttggtcaaaggtgttgcaatagatgaaaaaccatccacaaaccgatgataataacctgctaaacccagaaaactcctgatctcagtcgctgaagtgggtcgatgccaattctgaactaccttAATCTTtatgggatcaactttaatacatTCGCtcgatataatatgtcccaaaaatgctacatactctagccaaaactcacatttagagaacttagcatatagcttttgttcccgcaatgtctgaagcactactctcatatgttgctcatgttcctccttactgtgcgagtagatcaaaatgtcatcaatgaagacaatgacaaactaatcaatatatggcatgaataccatgttcatcatatccataaatgttgcaggggcattagttaaatcgaaaaacattaccagaaactcataatgaccatatctagtacggaaagcagttttcgaaacattcgaatctcgaatcttcaactgatgataccccgacctcaagtcgatcttagagaacaccctagcaccctacaactggtcaaataggtcatcaatacgcggcaacaggtacttgttcttaatagtaactttattcaattggcgatagtcaatacgcattcgcattgttccatctttcttcttcacaaataatactggtgcaccccaggacgatacactcggtctgacgaaccctttggctagtaactcttcaagctattatttcaactcttttaattctttcggagctatgcgatacggtggaatagatataggttgagtatctggagccaagtcaatacaaaaaccAATATTccaatcaggtggcatacctggaagatctaaaggaaatacatcggaaaactcccgaactactggtactgaatcaatagccggagtctctgcaatagtatcccaaacataggctagataagccaaacaacccttctcaaccatgtgtttaGCCTTTGTAAAAGAAATTACTCGATTAAATAAACTAAACCGActaacccttccactccagcctaggcaaagatgaaATAGCCAAGGTAATAGTTTTGGTATGACagtctagaataacatgatatggagataaccagtccatacccagaataatttcaaaattggtcatatcgagcaataagagatctgctctagtttcataaccacctaatgtaataatataagaccggtagatccggttcacaataacagaatcgcctacaggagtggacacataaacatgagtactcaaggacttacgagaaacacccaggaatagagcaaatagagatgacatatatgaatacgtggatcatggatcaaataatactgaggcatctttgccacaaacagaaataatacatgtaatcacagcatctggtctagccgaaaaagcatagaaccgagctggagcgccaactggctggcctctgcctggctgacctccacctctaggacggcccctacctacctatcctccacctcttggtggtcaaactactggtggagcaactggtccggtaaacataggctgctgaccctgttgtaCTAGTCTACCCCGAAACCCGGGGCAAAAtctctgcatgtgactgggatccccgcactcgtaacaattCTTCAGTgcaatgggctgctgactaagagtctggccctagggacctgaatacccattgggaggaccctgaatagctggtgggcggtaagaactctctggtatagcactaagATAAGGTCGCACTTGAGCACCTCgtggaggtggtggtgctggatatgggggtcttcTAGACTgccccctcatgaactgacctctgcccccagacggagcacctctgaactctccagagtacctgaaccgtttATCTCTCATATTCTGTACTCGGCtccactgacgtacaccctcaatcctgcgggctatctccacaactagctcataagaagtacccatctcaacctttcgagccatagtggcctgaataccagtatgtaaaccgactacaaacctccacactctccccgcctcagtagggagtatcataagtgcatggcaagataattcagaaaacctcgcctcataatcggtcattgacatttgaccctgctggagctgctcaaactgaaaccacaactcttccctctgggagggtggaatatacctgttcaggaagatacaggtgaacctgtcccaagtcatgggaggagaaaatgctggtctaccaagaacataggaccctgaatagctggtgggcggtaagaactctctggtatagcactaagATAAGGTCGCACTTGAGCACCTCgtggaggtggtggtgctggatatgggggtcttcTAGACTgccccctcatgaactgacctctgcccccagacggagcacctctgaactctccagagtacctgaaccgtttATCTCTCATATTCTGTACTCGGCtccactgacgtacaccctcaatcctgcgggctatctccacaactagctcataaaaagtacccatctcaacctttcaagccatagtggcctgaataccagtatgtaaaccgactacaaacctccacactctccccgcctcagtagggagtatcataagtgcatggcaagataattcagaaaacctcgcctcataatcggtcattgacatttgaccctgctggagctgctcaaactgaaaccacaactcttccctctgggagggtggaatatacctgttcaggaagatacaggtgaacctgtcccaagtcatgggaggagaatctgctggtctaccaagaacataagactgttACCATCTACGGgacctgccctctagctgaaaagtagcgaagtcaaccccatgggattccaatatcctcatggtgtgcagtttgtccctgcaacgatcaatgaagtcctgtggatcctcatgtcgctcacccccaaatacatgaggatgtagtctagtccatcggtccaatagtttctgaggatcggtggctacagctggcctgggctcaggtgtagttgCTGCctctggctgggctccacccacaagTAGTGCACCCTGAGTCTGATATACAACAACtgcatgtccatgagcctgtgcggtaagggtctgtgctcccccgcccgcctgagatgtggctgggtctgctggaaataaaccggcctgagtcatattgttcatgaaccgcaacatacgacccatgacatcctaaaatcccggtgcagatgtgaaatccaccggagctgacTCTGACACAGGCACCTCAtcttgttcctcaacaatggggttctctgttggacccactggtggcataactggaacagtccttggacgtcctcgccctctaccatgggctggggccctgcctcggcctctagcaactgggggagtagctctttcCTGGCCTGGAACcgcattcgagcgcgttctcaccatctgagagagaataagagaaggatatttagaactacatcaattgcgcgatggaatatgaagaaaggtaatttcctaacaccccatagcctctcaaagataagtacagacgtctccgtaccgatccgcaagactctattaggcatgctcataacttgtgagacctacgtgaacctattgctctgataccattttgtcacgacccaattttacctataggtcatgatggcgcccaacactacatctaggcaagccaacttaataaattaagcatatattgacaaaatttaaaaccaaaaataataataaaataccaaattctactaatgtgtgtgccaagacctggtgtcacaagtgtataagcatctagtagattatacaaagcctcaaatactgtctgaaataaaaatagacagaatgaaaaatacaagaaaagacactaatagctgcagaacggctcagaaaggcagctcaccactatgcccctggataacgtgggtgtaagacgataggtcccccactagtacttgcctcaggtcctgcacaaaaagtgcagcaagtgtagtatgagtatgtaaacaacatgtacccagtaagtatcaagcctaatctagaagtggtagagacgagatgaccaactttgacactcactatgggtcaataataataactgaaatacaactagaatatctaaatcaacatgattcatataatttacaataatttatttaactagcggaaataatcatattccttcaaatgcaacaattctcaatatattaattaaattctttaaattcaaataatttccaatttatcaattaatctcatttacaggaataacaattaattccttaacaagcaggaataataattcattaaatttcaaagattctccaatttatcaattagctttgcaagctgaaataactattaaagtatcgtgtaattattattattaagcacgatttctgccgaggacgtacgacccgatccagagtatcgtgtacactgccgagggatgtgcggcataatccgtagatgcatctatcctgtcgaggcgttcggcccgctccacaagaaaggatgacattttcttatgtacctccggaaggagagtatatttattataagataaattaggaaggaagaacaatttcttttaacaattaattaatctaaacagaaaatcaagcatatgagatttccatcctttaatatcttatctaacaattcacacaagtaattcatgctttgagtcctaaactacccggactttagcattaatagtagctacgcacggactctcgtcacctcgtgcgtacgtagcccccgcaattagcaaaaattattcaatttaatccctatggggtaatttctccttcacaagattagacaagagacttacctcgtctcaaagtccactttccgattaccacgtcgcgttgaattcttgattcgacgccgaaagatccgaaactatccaaacattatacataataattaatatatactaaatgattcgaaatttatctattaaataaattaccttatccaaaatgataaaattcctaaaattcaccccgagcccacgtgctcggattctggaaatttttggatgaaaacgttatccataatctcaagaacttaaatatataatttctacccaattccataactattttcgtggttaaaatctcatttttataaaaatctagggttttcacctaaacccttgatttctaagatttactagttataatctacctataatttatgtatttaactcaaggggtgtggaattaacttaccttcaaattgctagttgaaatccccctctCAAAAGTTCTAAAATCTCCCGGAAATGAAAAAACAAATGGTTCAAAATGTCTAAGCCCCGATTTTAACACATTCTGCCAAGCAGGGGTTTCGCACATGAGGAAGTTGCAAcgcacctgcggctttcgcacttgcggaaaagcctcgcaggtacGAGCTTAGCTTGACTGCCCAGCTCCGCATCTACGCTCTtaatctcgcacctgcgcgttcgcaggtgcggccgagattccgcacctgcgatggcaggcctcCCCTTACCTCTTCGCTTATGCGAATAAATCTCGCATCTATGAGTATCGCTCATGCGAGCTTCTGCCGCACCTGCGAATGTCACACCTTCGGCTGGCCAAGCACaagtgcgattctgacagtagctgggagcttcaattctggctcccaatttccaacttggttcgagcctcgtctgattgaccttggggtccccgggaccccggccgaacataccaacaagtttgaaatcataaaacggactcgctggaactctcggaacgcgtaaaacaacatcaaatctaagaatcatatcctaaaccaaattgattcaaacttaaaaatttcaagttcttcaatttacatCCAATGCgccaaaatatacttaaactactcgaaatgatacgaaaatttgcgtgcaagtcttaaatcactatacaaaactattcccaaactcgaaattccaaacagacttcaattactcaaaattctactccaaaccaaatttaaagaattttaaaccttcaaatagttaatttttactattaagcgtcaaaacactCCTGGATGTCAGATCGAGatatgcagtttacctcacacttctggaggactatacagtgtgagttaggcacacaagttgagttgcgtatagcatttcatccacagacagacgatTAATcaaagcgcaccattcagatattggaagatatgcttcgcgtttgtgttatagactttggaggttcttgggattagttcttgccacttgcggagtttgcttataataattgctactagtcgagcattcagatggttccatatgaggcattatatggaaagcaatgtcgttcgccagttgcctggtttgaaccgggagacgctcggttgttgggtaccgatttggtacaggatgccttggataaggtcaagattattcaggatcgacttcgcacagcttagtctaggcaaaagagttatatcgaccgtaaagtttgtgatattacattcgtggttggagaaagaatattgttccgggtttcacctatgaaaggtgtaatgaggttaggaaagaagggcaagttgagccctaggtatatcggaccctttgaaattcttgaaagggtgggtgaagtagcctacaagcttgcattaccacctagtttatcagcagttcatccggtgttccatgtgtctatgctctaaaaatatcatgatgatccgtcccatgtgttaaatttcagctcagtccaattggacaaagatttgacttacgaggaggagccggtggttaTTCTATCCCGGCAAGTCTGgcagttaaggtctaagagttatccatctgttcgggtgcaatagagaggtcagtcggtcgaggcatctacctgggagtccgagtcggacatgcagagtacatatccacaccttttcactagctcaggtactttttctaattccgttcgaggacgaacgtttgttttagaggtagagaatgtgatgacccaaaaggtcatctttaaatttaataattaattctgtattctaagacctcaaaaagcactattcatcattcctcgacttgcgtgtgcagtccgtataatttttcggaaagtttttatgtgaaaaatggattaaaatgtgaaatataaccttaaaactcaactaggttgactttggtcaacattttgagcaaacagatatgaatcagtattttgatagttttggtaggtccgtatcgtgatttaggacttggaagtatgcccgaaatttaatttggaggtccctaacttaattatgaccatttaacggaaactagtaatttaaaggcttaaGATTTCCAAGTTTCACcatggagttgactttttgatatcgaaaccgaaatccaattctggaaattagaatagctctgttatgtcatttatgacttgtgtgccaaatttgaagtcattccggattcatttaacatgttttggcacaagttttgtaaattgaaaatttgaaactcaaaagttcgaatcgaggtgtgaattgtaatttcgatgttgtttgaggtgatttgagaccccaagtaagtccgtgttatgttacaggactggttggtataattggacgaggtcccgaggggttcaagtgagtttcggaccatttttgtaaaaattgcaggtttggttctggtgtgtcgtacctgcgcaattttggccgcaggtgcgaagtcgcTTCTACGAATCAgccatcgcaaatgcggaaatcACCACTTCTGC
It includes:
- the LOC138893564 gene encoding uncharacterized protein — encoded protein: MALFEALYGCQCRSPIRWFKPVEAKLYGTDLIKDALEKGIMRFRNKGKLSPRFIGPFEVLKRVGEVTYELALPPSLSGVHPVFHVSMLRKYHADLSQVLNFSIVQLDKSLGYEEEPFSIVYKQVCQLRSKKFFAVKVQWRGQPVEEATWEAEEDMWSKYLLI